The nucleotide sequence GCGGCTGATAGCCCCAGATGGGGGCGAGCATGGCCAGTCCGGCCTGCACGTCGACGCGTACGTCACCAGTGTGAACGGGAAGGGGGAAGGGTTCGGCTGGGGGGAGGCCATGGCCGAAACGGCCGTCGACGAGCAGCGCCCAGACATCGCCAAAGGTAACACCGCGCCCGACTAGGTCCTCGATATCTACGCCGCGATATCGAAGTGCGCCGCCGTCCTTGTCCGGCTCGGCGATTTCCGTTGTGAAGGCGAGAACGCCTTCAAGTCCCGGGGAAAAGCCTTCAGGTAATTCCGCTGCCATAGCGTGACGCTCCTGTATGAGTTGGCGTTAATCGTTCCGACCCCGGTAGGTGGTCGATTACTGGCTTGGTACGCGTAGCGTGTGATGTGTGGTGCTAAACCCCTCGTGTCCTTCCGATTCTCTCGATTTGGCACACATGCGTGTCGGTTATGGCAAAAAACCGGTGCCGCCCCGGCCCAGTGAACACCCGCATCTCGATGAGAGCTGGCTCGCCGACGGCTGGTTCAGCCTGTTCCTGAACTGGCTGCGTGACGCCACCGAGTATGTCGCACCCGGCGGCGGGCGCATTGCGGAGCCTAACGCAATGGTGCTGGGAACTGTCGACGACCGTGGCCTCCCTGCTACCAGGACAGTCCTCTGTAAAGGCGCTGACGATCGTGGACTTGTGTTCTACACGAACTATGAATCCGACAAGGCTCACCATCTAGATATGCATCCGTATGCGTCTGTGACGTTCCCGTGGGTGCTGATAGAACGCCAGGCGCACTTTCGTGGTCAGGTGGAAAAGGTAAGCGAGGAAGAGACTGCCGAGTACTGGCACACGCGGCCACGAGGGTCTCAACTGGGCGCTTGGGCGTCGCATCAATCTCGCCGGATCTCCGCTCGGGGAGACTTGGAAGCGGCTCTCGAAGCCGTTACGCGTCAATTTTGTGATCTGGATTACGTTCCCGTTCCGCCGTTCTGGGGCGGATACCGCCTCAAGCCGTCCGTTGCCGAGTTCTGGCAGGGCCGGGAGAACCGCCTACACAACCGGATTCGATGTGAGAAGAATGGCTCTGGATGGGAGGTCTTCAGACTCCAGCCGTGACCTCACAGCGACCCTGGTGACACGGGTGAGGTCTACAGAGACTAGGTTCGACATTATGGTTGTGCGTTGAGACGTTGCGCATGTGCCGATAGGCTACTGACCAGTAGAGTGTGAGAAGGAGCCCTCGTGCCCGCTGAGAATGAGGAAAAAGCAGTACTCAGCTACCCCGGTGGCGAGTACAAAATGTCGATCACCCGGGCAACTGACGGTAACGACGGCATTGATCTGGGAAAACTGCTAGCCACTACGGGGTACACCACACTCGATGGCGGCTTTATGAATACCGCTTCGACGTCGTCGGCGATTACCTACATCGACGGGGAGAAGGGCATTCTCCGCTACCGCGGATACCCGATCGACCAGCTCGCTGAAAAATCGTCTTTCCTCGAAGTGTCGTACTTGCTGATTTACGGCGAGCTGCCCACTGAGGACCAGCTCGCGGATTTCACGCACCGGATCCAGCGGCACACGATGCTGCACGAGGACCTCAAGCGGTTCTTCGACGGTTTCCCGCGCAACGCGCATCCGATGCCGGTGCTGTCGAGCGCAGTGAATGCGTTGTCCGCTTACTACCAGGACTCGCTCGACCCGGATGACCCGCACCAGGTTGAGGTTTCGACCATCAGACTGCTGGCGAAGCTGCCGACGATCGCGGCGTACGCCTACAAGAAGTCGGTGGGCCAGCCGTTCTTGTACCCGGACAACTCGAACACACTCGTCGAGAACTTCCTCCGCATGACCTTCGGTTTCCCCGCTGAGCCGTACGAGCCGGACCCCGAGGTCGTCAAGGCGCTGGACATGCTGCTCATCCTGCACGCAGACCACGAGCAGAATTGTTCGACCTCGACAGTCCGCCTTGTCGGGTCGTCGGATGCGAATCTCTTCACCTCGATTTCGGGCGGTATCAACGCTCTATGGGGGCCGCTGCACGGCGGCGCGAACCAGGCGGTGCTCGAGATGCTCGACGACATCAAGGCCAGTGACCTCGATGTTTCCGAGTTCATCCGCAAGGTGAAGAACAAGGAAGAAGGTGTCAAGCTCATGGGCTTCGGACACCGTGTCTACCGCAATTATGATCCGCGCGCGGCCATCGTGAAGAAGACCGCGCACGACATTCTCGACAAGCTCGGCGCACGCGACGAACTCCTCGACATCGCGATGAAGCTTGAAGAGGCTGCACTGACGGACGATTACTTCATCGAGCGCAAGTTGTACCCGAACGTCGACTTCTACACTGGACTCATTTACCGGGCAATGGGCTTCCCCACCCGGATGTTCACTGTGCTGTTCGCGCTGGGACGTCTTCCCGGATGGATAGCGCACTGGCGCGAAATGCACGCTGACCCCACCACGAAGATCGGGCGGCCCCGCCAGATCTACACCGGATACACCGAACGCGACTACTCAGAGGTTTCGGCGCGATAACTCATGACAAAACCTGAAGTTGAATTCCAGCCCGGCCCCGCTCCCACCGAACTGGTTATCCAGGATCTGGTGATTGGCGAGGGCGACGAAGCTCAGCCTGGCGGAACCGTTGAGGTTCACTACGTCGGCGTCGATTTCGAAAGCGGTGAGGAATTCGACTCCTCATGGAACCGTGGTGAGTCGATCAGTTTTCCGCTGCGTGGCCTGATCAAAGGATGGCAGGACGGTATTCCCGGCATGCGCGTCGGTGGCCGCCGCCAGTTGACGATCCCTCCCGAGCAGGCATACGGTGCCGCCGGGTCAGGTCATCGCCTCTCTGGCCGCACACTGGTTTTCGTGATCGACTTGCTCGACGTGAAGTAACTGGCGCGGTCAATATATTCACCCGAAACAGGACATCCGCGCTAGAAATTTCTAGCGCGGATGTCCTGTTTCGGGTGCTTTTGCCTGGTTCGCGACCTGATTCGCTACTGGGTGCGGCGACGGCTGAACGCGACCACGAGGGCCGAGCCGAGCAGCGTCATGCCGGCGCCCATACCGGTGAGTGCCATAGCGGTCGCTGGCGTGAGTTCGTTGGCTGGTT is from Hoyosella subflava DQS3-9A1 and encodes:
- the pdxH gene encoding pyridoxamine 5'-phosphate oxidase, whose protein sequence is MRVGYGKKPVPPRPSEHPHLDESWLADGWFSLFLNWLRDATEYVAPGGGRIAEPNAMVLGTVDDRGLPATRTVLCKGADDRGLVFYTNYESDKAHHLDMHPYASVTFPWVLIERQAHFRGQVEKVSEEETAEYWHTRPRGSQLGAWASHQSRRISARGDLEAALEAVTRQFCDLDYVPVPPFWGGYRLKPSVAEFWQGRENRLHNRIRCEKNGSGWEVFRLQP
- a CDS encoding citrate synthase, yielding MPAENEEKAVLSYPGGEYKMSITRATDGNDGIDLGKLLATTGYTTLDGGFMNTASTSSAITYIDGEKGILRYRGYPIDQLAEKSSFLEVSYLLIYGELPTEDQLADFTHRIQRHTMLHEDLKRFFDGFPRNAHPMPVLSSAVNALSAYYQDSLDPDDPHQVEVSTIRLLAKLPTIAAYAYKKSVGQPFLYPDNSNTLVENFLRMTFGFPAEPYEPDPEVVKALDMLLILHADHEQNCSTSTVRLVGSSDANLFTSISGGINALWGPLHGGANQAVLEMLDDIKASDLDVSEFIRKVKNKEEGVKLMGFGHRVYRNYDPRAAIVKKTAHDILDKLGARDELLDIAMKLEEAALTDDYFIERKLYPNVDFYTGLIYRAMGFPTRMFTVLFALGRLPGWIAHWREMHADPTTKIGRPRQIYTGYTERDYSEVSAR
- a CDS encoding FKBP-type peptidyl-prolyl cis-trans isomerase, encoding MTKPEVEFQPGPAPTELVIQDLVIGEGDEAQPGGTVEVHYVGVDFESGEEFDSSWNRGESISFPLRGLIKGWQDGIPGMRVGGRRQLTIPPEQAYGAAGSGHRLSGRTLVFVIDLLDVK